From a single Miscanthus floridulus cultivar M001 chromosome 8, ASM1932011v1, whole genome shotgun sequence genomic region:
- the LOC136477566 gene encoding uncharacterized protein: MPLATQELPSEKSSSTLAAIGGGATSTGWAGRHHPPTVGSWGRYAAFTDNRGFRVWPRRGRSQSSRLLPVRRPSMPPPASTPATHAAVYVAAVPLRAPRGPAQLLMSAGYSLGMWDLQHFMVLLRPDPALAQALVFDFQPRDPEDALAALAVLSRREIPGVVRRRTLRRVPDRRCWLVGHCCCDGDDDAVAAAGRFSERWRTGLVVGEHDCRDYTNGLVEVLTGEKRVLESLRLGANGSTTSGAAPPW; the protein is encoded by the exons ATGCCACTTGCCACGCAAGAGCTGCCAAGTGAGAAGAGTAGCAGTACCCTAGCAGCCATCGGCGGAGGAGCGACGTCCACCGGCTGGGCTGGGCGCCACCATCCACCCACCGTTGGGAGTTGGGGACGCTACGCCGCGTTCACTGACAACCGCGGGTTTCGCGTGTGGCCACGGCGCGGCCGCAGCCAATCGTCGCGTCTTCTGCCTGTCCGTCGCCCATCCATGCCGCCTCCCGCCTCGACGCCGGCGACGCACGCGGCCGTGTACGTGGCGGCGGTGCCCCTGCGGGCGCCCAGGGGCCCCGCGCAGCTGCTGATGTCGGCGGGCTACTCGCTGGGCATGTGGGACCTGCAGCACTTCATGGTGCTCCTGCGTCCCGACCCGGCCCTGGCCCAGGCGCTGGTGTTCGATTTCCAGCCGCGTGACCCGGAGGACGCCCTCGCCGCGCTCGCGGTGCTGTCCCGGAGAGAAATCCCTG GCGTGGTTCGTAGAAGGACGCTGCGGAGGGTCCCTGACCGGCGGTGCTGGCTCGTCGGGCACTGCTGCTGCgacggggacgacgacgccgttgcCGCCGCCGGCAGGTTCAGCGAGCGGTGGCGGACCGGCCTGGTGGTCGGGGAGCACGACTGCCGGGACTACACTAACG GGCTGGTCGAGGTGCTGACAGGTGAAAAACGTGTCCTGGAGTCGCTCCGATTGGGCGCCAACGGCAGCACCACTAGCGGGGCGGCGCCGCCGTGGTAG
- the LOC136474055 gene encoding uncharacterized protein yields the protein MWGLVRQGLRWGRRRRTARVVDESALGADGDVDGGAAAPPAAGGAVAAPTLGSALARALLALACAIRFDGEDVGATEEAWAATGWRPRADEVSHLMVRESMRYAIYA from the coding sequence ATGTGGGGCCTGGTGCGGCAGGGCCTGCGatggggccggcggcggcggacggCGCGGGTGGTGGACGAGAGCGCGCTCGGTGCAGACGGCGACGTTGACGGTGGCGCCGCCGCTCCGCCGGCCGCTGGCGGCGCGGTGGCGGCGCCGACGCTAGGCAGCGCCCTGGCCAGGGCGCTGCTGGCGCTGGCGTGCGCCATCCGCTTCGACGGGGAGGACGTCGGCGCGACCGAGGAGGCGTGGGCCGCCACCGGGTGGCGACCGCGCGCCGACGAGGTCAGCCACCTCATGGTGCGCGAGAGCATGCGCTACGCCATCTACGCGTAG